The following proteins are co-located in the Haloarcula marismortui ATCC 43049 genome:
- a CDS encoding LeuA family protein, translated as MEASSYGCLCPTTRARRNLRRIEFFQGTLDSTSEITDARIFDTTLRDGEQSPRTSFNYEDKREIAALLDEMGTHVIEAGFPVNSDAEFEAVRDIAESTQVTTCGLARVVEKDIEAALDSGVDMVHTFVSTSDVQLQDSMHATRQEALDTAVDCVEMIKDAGVECMFSPMDATRTDEDFLVEVIEATSAAGADWINIPDTCGVATPRRFYDLIEIVDDCTDAYIDVHTHDDFGLASANAISGFEAGASQAQVSVNGIGERAGNAAYEEVVMALESLYDVDTGIDTTRITELSRIVEEKSDIGVPANKPVVGRNAFSHESGIHAAGVIENSDTFEPGVMTPEMVGATRELVLGKHTGAHSVRERLVDAGYDPSEAEVREVTRRVKEYGAEEQVTMSVLERFAEEIGVTEESEEVRA; from the coding sequence GTGGAAGCATCCAGTTACGGGTGCTTATGTCCAACAACGAGGGCACGTCGGAATCTCCGGCGGATCGAGTTCTTCCAGGGCACACTGGATTCCACGTCTGAGATAACAGACGCACGGATTTTCGACACCACGCTGCGCGATGGTGAGCAGTCACCACGCACGTCGTTCAACTACGAGGACAAACGCGAGATAGCCGCGCTGCTCGACGAGATGGGCACCCACGTCATCGAGGCCGGGTTCCCCGTCAATTCCGACGCGGAGTTCGAGGCAGTACGCGACATCGCTGAGTCCACGCAAGTGACGACCTGCGGACTGGCGCGTGTGGTCGAGAAAGACATCGAGGCGGCTCTGGATTCCGGTGTGGACATGGTCCACACCTTCGTCTCGACGTCGGACGTACAGTTGCAGGATTCCATGCACGCGACCCGTCAGGAGGCACTCGACACTGCCGTCGACTGTGTCGAGATGATCAAAGATGCGGGCGTCGAATGCATGTTCTCGCCGATGGACGCGACTCGGACTGACGAGGACTTCCTCGTCGAAGTCATCGAGGCCACGTCCGCGGCGGGGGCGGACTGGATCAACATTCCGGACACGTGTGGGGTCGCCACGCCGCGGCGGTTCTACGACCTCATCGAGATCGTCGACGACTGCACCGACGCCTACATCGACGTGCACACGCACGACGACTTCGGACTGGCGTCGGCCAACGCCATCTCCGGCTTTGAGGCCGGAGCCAGTCAGGCGCAGGTGTCGGTCAACGGGATCGGCGAACGCGCCGGCAACGCGGCCTACGAAGAGGTCGTGATGGCGCTGGAGTCGCTCTACGATGTCGACACCGGAATCGACACCACCCGCATCACAGAGCTGTCGCGGATCGTCGAGGAGAAATCCGACATCGGGGTGCCGGCGAACAAGCCTGTCGTCGGGCGTAACGCCTTCTCCCACGAGAGCGGTATCCACGCTGCCGGTGTCATCGAGAACTCCGACACGTTCGAGCCGGGTGTCATGACTCCCGAGATGGTCGGGGCCACACGCGAGCTCGTGCTCGGCAAGCACACCGGAGCCCACTCGGTTCGGGAACGGCTCGTCGACGCCGGATACGACCCGAGCGAGGCGGAGGTCCGCGAAGTGACTCGCCGCGTCAAGGAGTACGGCGCGGAAGAGCAGGTCACCATGTCGGTGCTTGAACGGTTCGCCGAGGAGATCGGCGTGACCGAGGAGAGCGAGGAGGTCCGGGCGTAG